The Tripterygium wilfordii isolate XIE 37 chromosome 5, ASM1340144v1, whole genome shotgun sequence genome window below encodes:
- the LOC119998823 gene encoding dentin sialophosphoprotein-like produces MLRSSPRRSQRSKGFKVKHAVQVCLLVGVGIWLLYQVRHSRDKKVAYEESTKSRNDVTKLGRKDLNPEVEDPPIRDMRHKEEEEDEDEKNKEKESKPEVDDKASGEDEIHDQDPEKNEQADGHREVSTDGHKEGEESEENVTGDKSKEESLANVIEEKVNEDSKENSGEDSRTEESKENFIKYKLKEESIENVNEEKASQERKENSGEDSETEESKEKDDEGKESKVSLEMDSDISKEKNGEEDENKESKVTESEEAKENRPEEKESLEQNQQSEDKEAGEGNNVMENQEREIEEKEVKSEESGSSNNQIPDGNEKKIEDAREQHYKGDDASSEVAHETQISLNENEHSDLGGSNGEEKVENSQSNESEVDTKTNIDMVSDKQNDLFSNQGGNEMLENNDSTNATTSEEDKNKTNMQEEEVGHHNSTIAMEIEELQQDASITETLGSSLQNGTSTVLNENERLNETVSKGDDSPLLEQTENNNPVTNYKQSSEGAMHFIKEDEANKESTDSSATIGLNALNGQIDDSNTSTSEETNSATSLTSKNNDAVQTENSNNDSEVEGTNKNVLTSNANDNADSGQKVQVVSSESSTTQEAYNSKGNADAGQNTDASDSSTFQEKLTSSNANNNADADQKEQVDSTESSSFQETHASSNTNNNPDAAQSVDTTDSSAFQDANNSADAGQNEGENAVQSADMNQKESENTGQSNTNDNGNANQNVDEGLKESF; encoded by the coding sequence ATGTTAAGGTCATCACCTCGAAGGAGCCAGAGATCTAAAGGTTTTAAGGTAAAGCATGCAGTACAAGTCTGTCTTTTGGTTGGTGTGGGCATTTGGCTGCTTTACCAAGTCAGGCATTCTCGCGATAAGAAGGTGGCATATGAAGAGAGCACTAAAAGCAGGAATGATGTTACAAAATTAGGGAGAAAGGACCTCAACCCAGAAGTGGAGGATCCACCAATTCGAGATATGAGGCacaaggaagaggaagaagatgaagacgaaaagaataaagaaaaagaaagcaagcCTGAGGTGGATGATAAGGCAAGTGGGGAGGATGAGATACATGATCAAGATCCAGAGAAGAATGAACAGGCCGATGGGCATAGAGAAGTTTCTACAGATGGACACAAGGAAGGAGAAGAGAGCGAGGAAAATGTCACTGGGGATAAGTCGAAAGAAGAGAGTCTTGCAAATGTTATTGAAGAGAAGGTGAACGAAGACAGCAAGGAGAATTCTGGTGAAGACAGTAGGACAGAAGAGAGCAAGGAAAATTTTATTAAGTATAAGTTGAAAGAAGAGAGCATTGAAAATGTTAACGAAGAGAAGGCGAGCCAagagagaaaggagaattcTGGTGAAGACAGTGAGACTGAAGAGAGCAAGGAGAAGGATGATGAAGGCAAGGAAAGCAAAGTGAGTTTAGAGATGGACAGTGATATCAGTAAAGAGAAGAATGGTGAAGAAGATGAGAATAAGGAGAGCAAAGTTACGGAAAGTGAAGAGGCCAAAGAGAACAGACCCGAAGAAAAGGAAAGTTTAGAACAGAATCAACAGAGTGAGGATAAAGAGGCTGGAGAAGGAAACAATGTGATggaaaatcaagaaagagagATAGAAGAGAAGGAGGTAAAGAGTGAGGAGTCAGGTTCGTCAAATAATCAGATTCCTGAtggaaatgagaagaaaattgaggaTGCAAGGGAACAACATTACAAGGGGGATGATGCTTCAAGTGAAGTTGCCCATGAAActcaaatttcattgaatgaaAACGAGCACAGTGATCTGGGTGGCTCTAATGGGGAAGAAAAGGTAGAAAACAGTCAGTCGAATGAGTCTGAGGTTGACACCAAAACAAATATAGATATGGTAAGTGACAAACAGAATGACTTGTTCTCTAATCAGGGAGGAAATGAAATGCTAGAAAATAATGATTCCACGAATGCAACTACAAGCGAGGAGGATAAAAACAAGACTAATATGCAAGAGGAGGAGGTTGGTCACCATAATTCCACAATTGCTATGGAAATTGAAGAACTGCAACAGGATGCAAGTATTACAGAAACTCTTGGTTCATCCCTGCAGAATGGGACTAGTACAGTTCTGAATGAAAATGAGAGACTTAATGAAACAGTATCAAAAGGAGATGACTCTCCCTTACTGGAACAAACTGAGAATAATAACCCAGTCACAAATTATAAGCAATCATCTGAGGGTGCTATGCATTTCATAAAGGAAGATGAAGCTAATAAGGAGTCTACTGATTCCTCTGCCACCATTGGATTAAATGCATTGAATGGACAGATTGATGACTCAAATACATCTACTTCAGAAGAGACCAATTCTGCTACTTCATTGACAAGCAAGAACAATGATGCAGTTCAGACTGAGAACTCCAACAATGATTCTGAAGTAGAGGGGACAAACAAAAATGTCCTAACGTCAAATGCAAATGACAATGCCGATTCTGGACAAAAGGTGCAAGTTGTTTCTTCAGAGTCTTCAACCACTCAGGAGGCATACAACTCAAAAGGCAATGCTGATGCAGGCCAGAATACTGATGCATCTGATTCCTCAACTTTCCAAGAGAAACTCACATCCTCAAATGCAAACAACAATGCTGATGCGGATCAAAAGGAACAAGTTGATTCTACAGAGTCTTCGAGCTTTCAAGAGACACATGCATCGTCAAACACAAACAACAACCCCGATGCAGCGCAGAGTGTAGATACTACTGATTCTTCAGCCTTCCAAGATGCTAACAACAGCGCTGATGCAGGTCAGAATGAGGGTGAGAATGCTGTTCAAAGTGCTGATATGAATCAAAAGGAGAGTGAGAACACTGGTCAGAGCAACACCAATGACAATGGCAATGCAAATCAGAATGTTGATGAAGGACTAAAGGAGTCATTTTGA
- the LOC119998825 gene encoding cytochrome c oxidase subunit 6a, mitochondrial-like, whose product MSAARSAFLRNALQGGSRTSLLPQRRFSSSAHHDDAYEAKKWERITYLGIASCTILASYILSKGHPHYDEPTPFVYLHVRNKEFPWGPDGLFEVKRH is encoded by the exons ATGTCGGCCGCCCGATCAGCTTTCCTCCGAAATGCTCTTCAAGGGGGCTCTCGAACCTCCCTTCTTCCCCAGAGACGCTTTTCCTCTTCCGCTCATCATGATGATGCCT ATGAAGCGAAAAAATGGGAAAGGATAACCTACTTGGGGATTGCTTCATGCACTATTTTAGCCAGTTATATCCTATCAAAGGGACATCCCCACTACGATGAGCCTACT CCGTTCGTGTACTTGCACGTTCGCAACAAGGAGTTTCCATGGG GTCCTGATGGTCTGTTTGAGGTTAAACGCCACTAG